One Malus domestica chromosome 11, GDT2T_hap1 genomic region harbors:
- the LOC103447177 gene encoding WEB family protein At5g55860, with protein sequence MVAKSATSSPSPKVEVGEIDTRAPFQSVKDAVSLFGEGAFSGEKPAIKKTKAHSAERVLANETQLHLAQKELYKLKEQLKNAETTKAQALVELEKSKAILEDLSNKVKALSESKEFAIKATEAAKCQAKQLEESNCGNLAGTDGAWKQDLESSRAQYMSVITELNSAKQELQKIRQDCDASLEAKAAAIKQVAEAEDAAKANVERVNEISMEISAVQESIGEVKLASMEAQQEQAKIFAEKDVLRQSYKGTLEESEKKLLSLKKEFDPELSRNLEAQLSETLNEVGALQKQMENARASDLDSLRSVTLEIDDAKESLNKVAEEESSLRNLVEALKVELENVRKEHVELKEKEAETESLAGNLHVKLRKTKSELEACLAEESKARGASNEMIAALNQLSSETENARREAEEMKIKAEELKKEAETTKLAVKEAEKKLRLALVEAEEAKAAEERALEQIRVLSERTNAARASISESGAKITISKDEYESLSRKVEESDTLAEMKVAAAMAQVEAVKASENEALKRLEATQKEMEEIKAATEETKKRAEMAEAAKKAVEGELRRWREREQKKAADAALRILTETETSVESSPRHYRIQKQNPQTKTIEARKLNKDNTSITKKTLLPTLSGMFNRKKNQVEGGSPSYLPGEKPF encoded by the exons ATGGTTGCAAAAAGTGCTACAAGTTCTCCTAGTCCTAAGGTGGAGGTCGGAGAGATCGACACCAGGGCACCTTTCCAATCTGTTAAAGATGCTGTTTCACTATTTGGTGAAGGTGCATTCTCGGGGGAGAAACCTGCCATTAAGAAGACAAAAGCTCATTCAGCAGAG AGGGTGCTAGCCAACGAGACACAGCTTCATCTGGCCCAAAAAGAACTGTACAAGTTGAAGGAACAACTGAAGAATGCTGAAACTACTAAAGCCCAAGCACTTGTGGAGCTAGAAAAATCCAAGGCAATTCTTGAGGATTTGTCAAACAAGGTGAAAGCCCTCAGTGAAAGTAAGGAATTTGCAATAAAGGCGACAGAAGCTGCCAAATGTCAGGCAAAGCAACTTGAAGAATCAAACTGTGGCAACCTTGCGGGAACTGATGGTGCTTGGAAACAAGACTTGGAATCTTCAAGAGCACAGTACATGAGTGTGATTACTGAACTTAATTCTGCAAAGCAAGAGTTACAGAAAATCCGTCAAGACTGTGATGCATCCTTGGAAGCAAAAGCTGCTGCCATCAAGCAGGTAGCAGAAGCTGAAGATGCAGCCAAGGCCAATGTGGAGAGGGTTAATGAGATCTCGATGGAAATTTCGGCTGTACAAGAATCAATTGGGGAAGTGAAGCTCGCGTCTATGGAAGCCCAGCAGGAGCAAGCAAAGATATTTGCTGAAAAGGATGTTTTGAGGCAGTCCTATAAAGGTACACTGGAAGAGTCAGAAAAGAAATTGCTTTCTCTGAAAAAAGAGTTTGATCCAGAACTTTCTAGAAATCTTGAAGCACAACTTTCTGAAACTTTGAATGAAGTTGGAGCATTGCAAAAGCAAATGGAGAATGCAAGGGCTTCGGATTTAGATTCTCTCAGAAGTGTCactttggagatagatgatgcTAAGGAATCACTGAATAAAGTAGCCGAAGAAGAAAGCAGCCTCAGAAACTTAGTTGAAGCCCTcaaggtggagcttgagaatgTGAGGAAAGAGCATGTTGAACTGAAggagaaggaagcagaaacagAATCGCTTGCTGGGAATTTACATGTCAAACTGCGGAAAACTAAGTCTGAGCTTGAAGCATGCCTGGCAGAAGAATCTAAAGCAAGAGGTGCTTCCAATGAAATGATAGCCGCACTAAACCAGCTATCTTCAGAAACCGAGAATGCCAGACGAGAAGCAGAAGAGATGAAGATAAAAGCAGaggagttgaagaaggaagcagaaaccACTAAACTTGCTGTAAAAGAAGCAGAAAAGAAGCTGAGACTTGCCTTGGTGGAAGCCGAAGAGGCTAAAGCCGCAGAAGAAAGGGCCCTTGAACAGATTAGAGTTCTATCTGAGAGAACAAACGCTGCTAGGGCATCAATTTCCGAGTCTGGTGCCAAGATCACTATATCAAAGGATGAGTATGAGTCTTTGAGCCGAAAGGTTGAGGAGTCTGATACATTAGCAGAAATGAAAGTGGCTGCTGCCATGGCTCAGGTGGAAGCTGTGAAGGCTAGTGAAAACGAGGCCTTGAAGAGGTTAGAGGCAACCCAGAAGGAAATGGAGGAAATAAAGGCTGCAACTGAGGAGACCAAAAAGAGGGCAGAAATGGCTGAAGCCGCGAAAAAGGCAGTGGAAGGAGAGCTCCGAAGGTGGCGAGAAAGGGAGCAGAAGAAAGCAGCTGATGCTGCACTGCGGATACTGACAGAAACAGAGACGTCAGTGGAATCATCCCCACGGCATTACAGAATTCAAAAGCAGAACCCTCAAACGAAAACTATTGAGGCCCGGAAGTTGAACAAAGATAATACATCCATTACGAAAAAGACACTCTTGCCTACTCTCAGCGGCATGTTCAACAGAAAAAAGAACCAGGTCGAGGGCGGCTCCCCCTCTTATCTCCCTGGTGAGAAACCCTTTTGA